The genomic DNA GCAACGAGATTCAGGGAACATGTTTTTTTCAACAGGTTGAAagttttccagcttcctgcccttGACCACAGAAGACTGAACCTCTTCTTGGGAGAAAACACTTAACTTGCTTACAAAGCCATTACATCATGAGGTCAGAGTCCAAATCATATAGATTTTCCTTCaatattgtaatgaaaatttTAGTTCCCAGGACTTTCAGCTCCAActcctttaaaaagaacaaaagccagATTTTCAGAGCTTGGCTCAGTGAAATCAAGTTATTAATGTTAATATACTTTATTGATCTTAAAGGAATACAGCATGGAAACAAAGGCCATTAATTGAGAGAGAGGCTCTGTTTACATTAACAAGTCATTCAGCACAAAGGGAGCAGATCCAAACTGAGGCCCCCACAAGTACAAAAGACTAATAAAGAGTGTGGAAATTCAGTTGCATAGACAAGTCCCATATGCAGTTCAAGCATTTACTTCAGCCTAGATTTAGCCTGGTCCACAATGGCATTTAGACCAAACTTGTCCACATTTTTTGACTGGAAGCTATTCTAGGGAGCCATCACTGGTTCAGACCCCCACATCCCTGACCAGGTAGGAGCACATTTGTTGTGCCCCTGGAGTGGTCTGTCTGGGCTAGCATTCCAAAGGCAACTAGCCAGCGTGCACAAGAACTGCTCTGCGGTCCAAAACAACACGCAGTAAGTGGAGACGACCACAGGATTTGCTTCCAGACTTCTCTGTTGCTCCAAACAAAAGCACAAATGTAGACACGgtcagagggagagaaaaactCTCCGAGGACAGCAAAGTCCCATGGTAGGGTGCAGTAGATGACCAGCGCTTTGTCACTAGGGTGGTTCATTTTGGTCATCAACATTTTCTACAGTTTAGAAACAACTGTCAGATGTAAAATTGCTGCCCAACGGTGACTAGAGTTTACGCTACTATATGGACTATGTCCATAATAGTGTTTGCATTACAGGGGGATGATGTTCATCGTAACAGAGGACTTGGCACAGGCTGTTCATTTAAAAGGGTGGATGAAATTATTCTGCCATAGGACAAGAATGACCAGAAATACATGTCCATAGTTTGAATAAATGCATGCCACCAAGTGTGCAAAGTGAACTTCTTTGCAAAGCAATGCAAAACtcatcttcagcagcagctgggaggacAAAAGACTAATAAAGAGTGAGGAAATTCAATTGCATAGACAACTCCCATGAGCTGCACCAAGATCATAGGAATACAGGAAGTGGTCTGCCAGATCAGCAGGATGCTGCGTCTCCTCCAGCTAACGGTGCTTCAGCAGTTGCAGCAAAAGACAATCTTTATGGGGAGCATGCAAGCCTGGCCACTATTTGCAATCCATTCACCTCACACTCCTGCTGGCATCCACAGTCATTGACTGGGGATGGTAGAGCACACGTCCTTCCCTACCTTCTCTAACCCCTTTGAACTTGCTGATATACCCGCCTCGCTATTTCCTGTGGCAGCAAATTCCCTGCCATGTAAAAAAGCACTTTCTATTATCCCTTTTAAATGGATCTCCCACTTGTTTCCATATGTCTTCCCAAACTCCAGCACCATGGAATTTTTTAAACACCAGAGCAATTGTTTCTCACCACATTACTCCATCTATAATGCTTAGGGAAAGAAACATCATGCCATGCAAGTAGCCTCAATACACTTACTTGGAGGTTCAGAGAAATTCAGGAGAAAAGCAAGTTTGAAAGACAGACCTGGGGTCTCTGAACTGTCTCTGTTGGTTTGCAGTCTCTGTATCCTCTTTGCACTGTGCACAGGGCGTTGCAAACAGTTGAGAATGATTCAAGTTTTTTGTACTAGCTGCTCAGTTATACGTATTATTTTTGGCTGCTCCAACGGTACATACTAGATGCTGAAGTTAGCTATTAAACACGCCTTTAGCTGTTTCAACTTCCTCAGAATGTTGACATCCTTGTTCCCTCCTGTGAGAAAAATCACATGCTGAGGGAGAGCCATGCCCAGTGTGGCAAGTCATCTGCTGAGTGGCGATCACAGCTAATAAAAGCCTTTGCTGCCCTTTATGGTAGAAAGGGATGCATGTCCCTCAGGGATGGCTTTACTGGCTGCCACCTGAAAAGTGCCTGACCTTTCTCAgagccaacaaaaaaaacagatttggaACAGGACTTTGTTGTGAGGAATCTGTTTTCACCCCTTATCCAGGGTGAACCccaatccagaaaaaaaaatgtagaaaacttGTAAGGGATGGACAGATTCCTTCTGAAGCCCCGGAACAGGGAAAACTGCAAAGAGCTGGGACCTACAGGTTCTCTGCAAGCAGGGGTTGTGCTATGGAAGGCCAAAAACAGTCCTGGAGGACAGGACAGGACCTTATCACCTGTCACAGAGTAAGGCTCTCGCAGGACTTGGCCAGATTGTTAAAGCACCTCAGCAACTGGCAGTGCTGGTAGTGACCTTGATCATTTAAAGAGTATTGGAAGAAATGATGCAGAGTCCCTCACATGACTCTGGTTAGCCCAGTCCAACTTACTGAGCTAGGCATTAGACTGAAACACCTCctctttcagcctctcctcaaaATACAGATGAATCAGGATCAGACCACTCCATTTATGGGGCTCTCCATTGCCACCTTCCTTCAGACCCAGCTGTCCAAATCCTTGCACCACATCAAATTTCTCACAACAAGCGTGATATCCACAACAGGGGCCCCACACAGTTGGGACGTCTAGGCACGATGCCAGGGCCTTTCTCTGACCCAACACGCACCAGACACAGCTTGCTTCATGATCCACTGACCCACAGCTGGTGGCTGGGGCTAGGGAGCAGAAAACAGACCCAAAAAGCCTGCTGGAAGGCAGACAGCCCAGTGAGACTCTCATTCCCTTTCAAATGACAGCACCTCATAGTGTGCGCGATGCTGATTCCTGCACTGGGAGAGATGGTACTTTAGAGATGTGCAGTGACACTATATAACCTGAATCACAAAGAATCCAGCTAAATGGGTCCGCTCTTGTTCTTCATGTAAGTATATGCTTCTGTACTTTCCTGTACTGTTATATATGGAGCACGGGGGTAGCTAATCCCAGATCTCCCCGCCACAACCTGCCCCCACCTTGCAATAGGCCCCagtgaaatgaagagaaatgttCCTGCTTCAAACTTCCAAAGACTACCATAAACACTGGGGATAATTAAAATGTGAACATTATGAAAAATACACTGGCAAGGACTCAAGGCTGTGGAGCTGGAAAGCCAGGTAGCTTAAAGAAGTGCCAGATATTTAACTGGTCTCCAAGACTAGCAGATGTTTTTCAGCCTAACATTGCAAAAACTTACTAACTTAGATGTGTTTCCTAAATCAGAACCAGAGAAGAGAATGTGTGCTGTGTATTGGGACCATATAAAGTACTTTTCCAGCACTGTAAGatcttttctttacaaaaaaaaaaaaaaaaagggaggaggggggagggaggatgcagagaaaaaaaaaaaaaaagcttgtttaaAGGATTCTGGATACTTACCTAAATTgtgtaagaaaaggaaaattcccTCCCCAAACTGAAAAGACTCAGATGCAATTAAGATAGCATCAGCCCATTTCCCCATCTGGTATTACGCTACTCAATGGGAGTACTGCAGAATACAGTGGTTGCAGCCAATACAGCCTTAGCGATATTTaggtggggtttgggttttttttttattctcctccATTATctcagaagaaattattcagcAGCTCACTTTTGAAAACCAGCCTCCCTCACCTGGTGTCAGACAACCTGCTATAGCACTGCAGTTAAAAACTCATCACCCCAAAGCCACTGGTCGGTTTGTCTACCCACCAGTGGCTcctctgcagccagagagacAGAGTGCATGTCTGAAGATCCTCTCTGCTACACCTTTGAGGAGATTTATAGGGATTTGCATGTGTCTTTCTTGCTCAAGGAGAGATTATGTGGCATGATTAAGAGATATTCTAGGAAAGAAACTACCGGCTTCAACAGGTTTCTGGACATTCCCTTTGTTTGACATAACTCACATCGGTTATTAACGGGAATGTATTAAGCTGCTGCTTAGCCTCAGTAATGCCATGTTTAATAACAAAcacttctctcccctctctgcaGTGGCAGCCATTGTCCAGTAATTTCTGGATTAATTATTCTATATCAACATATAAaaattttatacatatatacacacacacatatatatctatacacACAGTCTGCCGTCTAAGTAAAGCAATGGGAAAGTTGAGACCAGCTAAGGTGAATTACAGCTTTTCCTGTATCATCGGAGGTGGAAATGCAAGGATTTTCTGGGACACTGAATCCAGAACCTTGTGACCATACTGTGAGACTGGTTACAGAAACTGACATTCGTCTagtaaagaaaggagaaaaataatgagagacATGTTATAGGTAGGGATCCACAACACTGcagattaaaaaaccaaaacatgtcaCTTACTTAGAAAAAGTGTTACCACTGTCTCAGAACCTGCTCCCAGAGTAATTTAATTCTGGGTGGACCTCTCCTTACTACATTTGCAGTGCAAAGAAacctgagaaataaaaacctgcTCTGCCTTTCAGGTGGGTGACAGTAGGAAGGAAACAGAGGAACCACAAAGGAAGGTGTCTGCTCAGCAGATCTTGCTATGGAACAGAGAGGCTGCACACATAGCCTTGAAATTCATACCAGTCACAGATTCCACGCCAGTTCTACGTCCACCGCTTCATGGATGTCAGAGCAGATGGATGTGCAGAGAGGCCCATCCTCTGGGCCTGCTCCATCAGACATGCATGCACCATAAACCTCCAGCCTTCCCACCAGGCAGCTTCAAAGCTGTTGCTGCGAAGGGAAGCGGTGCTGTCTACGGTTagctcctttctcctttgctggCAGAGACTCACCTCCAGTCCTACACGAAGAAAGAAACTGAGACAGAGACCAGCGGGTGACACAATTGTCACTTCTTTGCATAACCTTGTCAGGGTTGTGATACAGTCAGCTACCATACCTAAAGAGGGTACCAGGGACAGCAAGTCTGTGCTCTCCTccacccagcccagctcccagggcacACAGCTCTTGGGGATTCATTTGCTGGACATTTCAGAGGGACACCTGTTGCATTACACAGATCTATTTGGTTACAGAAACTTACCATCTGCCCCTGTGTTGTACCAACCAAAGTCTGCAAGCACCCTGACAGCGAGGGGGATTAATATTACTTTTCCATCTGCTCTGCAACATGAGCTGCCCATAAGCAACAACCTAAAGATGCCTCTGAGCCCCTAAATCCCaccttgcttaaaaaaatgcaagttatGGGAAGAACAAGAGGAGCCATGACAACCCAATTCCCTCAAAGCACAAGTCACATCCCCAGCAACATTTAAAACTTGCTCCGTTTCCTGCATGGCTAAATGCAGGGAACATTAACAGGTCCCATCAAAGAGACATCTAAGTGGTGAAAATGCCAATATAAAAACCATGCACTGGGTCTGCACCAATGTAACAAACtataaaaaaagtattaaaacagACTGTTTATTACAGCATATGATGTGTTATATTAATTTACACaatgagatatatatataaaaacagcCATTGATGATGTACAGTAAATTGGACATCAACAGGAATATTAAAACTACTGATACTCATGCACGTGACAtgcatatgttttttttttctttttcaaaagcagttttacaCAATATACTGAAGTTACTATGCCTTGGTCAGCTGCTCCAATGGTTTACTCTGAACACCACCGCCATCCGCAGCGGGACTCCCAGGAGATGGGAGCAGAGTGCACTCCAGAGAAGGCGACTTAACCTTGGAGACAGATTGAACAGGAGCCCTTTCCTGGTGGGGgaaggctgggggaggagaggggtgaGTTTCAAGAAGAGAatcaacaagaaaagaaaaaaaaaaaacaaaaacaaaaacaggcCAGACTACCAGGAGGAAGAAGTTCAAAATGTGGCAACAGGAGCAGAAGAAAGGGACAAGCAAAAACATGAAGACTACCCACACTCCCTCCCCCTTATCCCCTAAAAACTTATGACCATAAGCTGTCGATATCCTGTATAAGACCCAGAACTGGAAAAACTAGGCAAGGAAGATCCATTCCCAGAAACATTAGCCTTTTTTCAAAGCCTTCTGATACCATGTACTGGAGGCTGTTCACCACTGAAATGGCAGTGTTATGTtgggttatttttaaacaagtataATGGTCTTTTATTTCCACGTAAAAGGCACTAGTATCCACCCAAGTTCTGAAGACAAGCGACATAATTTACcttaagttttaaatatttgtataaaaaaaaaaatctgtggaaatATGTACACAAAAGCACCttgcttctgaaagcagaagcagataCATTCCACCAAGTCACCTCACTAGACGGTTGTCATGAGCTTCAGGGAGCCTGACCGAAAGCGGAGGATTTTCTTCTTGAGGTTGTGGGAGGCTTTGATTTTGACAAAGGCCTTCGCTGCATTTTCATGCAGCTCTGGCGCTGTGACCGTTTGGATGGGGAGCGTCTGGACAAACTGAGACCAAATAAGGCCCCCGCTCTCATCAGAGTCGCTGGTGGTCGTGCTCTCCCCTACAAACTCCACCTCACTCAGGCTCGACTCGCTGTCTCCAAAGCAGTTCGTCGTGTAGTTGCTCTGCTCATCCTCGCTCGTGTCCACCACGGTGGAGTGGAACAAGGACTCGCACTCTGCCGAGTACTCCGAGTCGCTGGCCACGTAGGCGTACGGGCTGACGTAGGGTAGGGGGACTTGCGAGTAGACCCCCACACCTTCCCGCCGGTTCCTCCTCGCCCGCCGTAAGGCCTCCTCATAGGAAATCTCTGCCGATGACTTCCACCGGCGGTAGTCGGCACGCTTGTGTTTAGGCTTGGCCACCACAACCTCTCGGCCGTGCCCATGGGATCGGACGGTGGATTTGTGCAGGCCAGCCTGACGACTCTGGAGGCCCGACTCCGGCTGCAAGccgctgcctctcttcccccgtgaggagggttttttcagtttcttatttGTATCCAACTCATCAGGAAAGCGGCACTTCTTGCCGACCGGCTTGGTTTTCTCCCGCAACGTCTGCGAACCATTTTCCAGCCCGTTGGCAAGGTGGGGCCTGTGTTTCAGAGCAGAGCTTTTCAAAATCTTGATGTTTCGGGTGCCTTTGTGAAGCTTCACGCTTTGCTGCTGGGCCGGTATGTACTGGGCATTCACCAGCAACCCATCATCCAGGCTCTGGGAGGAAGAGCCCTCGCTTTTGAAATCCAGCACGGGCCTCTCCTCGACGGCAGGTGACGAGGAGCGAGCTGCCTGcaagctgctcttcagcaggACTTTTTTGGGGGGCTGGCTGACCCTATTCTCCGACTGCAGCACCATAGTCTTCCCCGGGCTCTCTTTGGGAGATGCAGCAAAGAGCTGCCCATTCTCCTTGGGGACGTCCCCTGCCGTGGCCACTGTGTTGCGGGTGAGCTCCGGAGGAGCTGGTTTGATGCCCCATGGCAGGTGCTTGCTCTGAAGTTCACTCGCCGCACCAGGCGGGAAAGCTGCCGGCAAAGGTGCCTTCCTACTCTCCAGCTGCTCACCAGCTGGCTCCCTCGGCCTCTGCTTTAATGGGGAGGGTGCTGCATGGTCCAGAGCAGTGGTCCCACCAGAAGGCAAGCACACTTGCTTGGAGCTCTTCAGGTTCACGACGTTACCGTGAGCCACCACCCCTGCAGGCTGCCTGACACACATGCTTCCATGCCTCAAGATCCCTTTGGTGGGATCAGCGTTGAGACTTGTCCTCGGTTTGTTAGTCCTTACCGCGTGAGTCTTTTTCTGAACCAGGCTTAAGATGTAACCATCTATCCTCTTGCTGGTGGAAGGGCACGGTGCCGGCCAGGAGCCTTGCGGGAGAAAGGCGTTGGTGGATTTTCCCGAGTCCGTTTCAGACGCGGCGCAAACGTCGCCGATATCACAACCAAGCCTCTCCTCTTCTCGCTGGGGGTTTTCAGtcacaggaagaagaaacatgGGACTCTGCACAGCTACCGCATGGAGTGGGCTGGGGTACCGGTAGACGTCATTCCCGTTTTTAGACACCAGATCGCACTGGTACTTTGGATGTACATCTGCAACGACATCGAGGGAATTTGAGTGCGGCGTGGACAAAGAGCGACAGACAGAGCCTGCGGTCTGGTCCTCATGCTGGCCTTCCTTATTATAGTCCATCCAGCCTATGAGATCTGAAAGGCATTTTAGAAGAGTTTAGAGAGCCTGCCAGGGACAGTTCTGCTACGTTTTTCTTGTGCCATCAAGGACTCCGGTCCCATCTACACATACGATGCAATGTTTATACAACAGCAGCGCTGTTCAAACAGTAGAAACCTCGCACCTGTGATGCTGTTTAAGCAATCTAAAAGCAGCACTATTCTTCTGTGGGTCTCTTTGTAACAGCTTCTATGTAGGTTTTGCCCCAATatggttaaaaaataaaaatcacagcccTAATGAGAACATTTACTTCAGTCTCAACCTATGCCTAGGTTGCTAAGGACTTCCTATTTTACTCCCAAGCTACCCAGAAGTCTGTAAGGGTCTCTTCTGTTTATATGCTCACTGCGGGCCCCAGCACACatgaattttatattttgctttgctaAATCCAAAgggaaacacaaaaaatatagACAAAAGTCCAATGAATTCTTTTAGCTTATTGACAAATTTCACTTCCACGTTTTTTCAAGCATATCTTGGGTCAAAAAAATTCCagatttaattttgttgtttttattattattgttactactattattagcatcataattattttataataatgCTAATAATAACAACAGGTGCTCCTTTTGAGCAATCAAGCATTAAAGAATAGGAAACAGGCTCATCTTTCCACACAAGTACAAGGAGTGCAGGTCAATCCAGCTGACATCCTAGCCTTGGCTCTGCAAAGAGAGTTCTGTAAGAGAAATCCAGTGCGTTTCAGGATGCATGAGTCAGATTTAATGGCTAAGGCACTTACTTGGGAGGTAAGCGACCTTAGGAGCAGGGCTTCAATCCAAGCACCTAAGATTATTACTTCCTTAAGCTTATGTTGCCTTGTCTTCTTGGGTAGGGGTACAGTCTAAATGATCCTTCTCGATCACTGTCAGTCCTGTTTTCTACCCTTGGGCTAGAAACTTCAGGCAGGGTACTCAAATTTGAACGCTCAGTGCTCATCACTTATCTAAGGCTTATTTCAAAAGAGATCTCGCAGACGTTGATGAAATTAGCTGATAGAGATGATGTTCCTGTgtgagcaggagaggaagaacaGGGAAGTTAGGAGCATGAACTTCCTCCAGATCACCTCACAGTTTTCCCACATTTCCTAAATCCTATGTCTGAGTCAGGAAATGTTGACAAAACACTTTGAAACATGCCAGTTTGTGAAATTTCATCTCTAAAAGTGAGATGGTATCAATGAGGATTGTAGGGTTTTCTGATGTATACAGAAAAAACCAGCAATGCGATCGGCTGGAAACCcttgtgtattttttctttttctgtatggcTAGCGAAGATCACATATACCTTACATCAGGGAGCATTTAGCTCATGTTGCTCAAAGGATAACTTGGAGGACTTGTCAGTGTCTCAGAATGAATGTATCCCAGGCTGTATTCTCCCACTTTAGAGTTGAAGAACttgaattattttgtctttgattcacaaaaaaaatcactgtaagtTAACGGTAAAGAGAATGGAATTGGAAATAGTGTGGTTAGGAGCATCCTCCACAACCCAGAACGAACTAAGGCTTTTGAATGAGTGTGGCTGCAACCAGTAACACTTGATCACAAAAGTCTTGCTGAAGTGTCCTTTCTGGACAACATACAGAGGCCACCCTCCTGTTTAACCATCCTAGTGTCCAAGGAAAGTCAACAGCACTTTGCCAAAGAACCAAAATAGTTTTCCCTTGTTCACGATGTCTATTTGTCTATGCTATATAAATGCAGGACACGCCTCAGCATGGTCACCTAGGGGTTGAAGACCATTGGAACTGACAAAATGACTGCTACAAACAGACCAACGTGTACCCTGACCTTCTAAAGCCTGTAGCTAGCACCTTGCTCTGTCACTTTGATGAGGACATGGCTGTGGAGGTATCTTTCATTATTGCCACTTAGTAAAAATCCTTTTCTAAAAGAAACCATGAGAAATTTGTCAACTAATGTGTTTATGTGTATAGGTACCACTGCCCTCTACTGGGTAGAGCAGCTGTCATATTTTCACATGTTCTTTTCATGTCTTTAGAGTGACATATTCACACGAAAGGCTGGGCTAGTGGAAGGCAAATGGTCCTGCCTTGTGACCCATGTACGTGATAGGCACTGGAATCTTTTcagagcacaatacatcaaacgAAAGGAAGAAGGGTTAATCCAACCCAGATACTCCTGAGGAAGTATTTCCAAAGCCAAAGCCACCTCCTGGAGTATGATGTGTTCGACCTGCTTTTACTATACCTGCAGATTTAGGGCGTCCATCTGAGATATTCAGTGTTGCCTCCAAAGGGCTGCAAAAGCAAGTGCTAGAATGGCAACTGGATAAACACTCACTGAAGACAGAGTTAGATGAATTGGAGAGCGATCCAGAAGCTCCATCACTCAGCTCATAAAACCCTATAAAAATAAGAGTTTGGATTTATATTAGTTATGTCTACACAAAGTTGCCGTTTGTGTCCCTAGAAAGGCAGTCAAGCTCATGTTTGTGTTGGCTTCCCCTATTGCAATTAGTTACGGGATTTCGTTCAGTCACCAAAAAAACACTGCACAATTTAGTAATATCCTTATTACTATGAAGGATTCCGTTTAAAAGTAAAGCACTTAACAGTAAAAAAGCAGAACTTTACTTAGCATACAAAATTTTGAACTTTAGAGGGGCTGGGGTTTTACCCTTTACAAAGGTTTTCAGATTTTAGCAAGCAGGATCCCGGCTGTGTTTGACAGCCCACTCATTTAATAGAGTATTATACTTCCAAGACAGACTCTCCAGCTACTACTTAACTACAAAATCTTTACAAAGTGTTGGGTCCAATGCCATCCATTATTTTCCTCAAAGTTCTGGAGATAAATATAATATTCATGGATGacatgaaaggaggaaaatggtAAATAATGTGCAGACtcagaaaatttaatttcctggTAAATCGGGACTACTCAAGAAAATATGATATACCGTCATCAAAATTTAAATTGTACATTTAGGAATAAGGAATCCAGGGCGTCTCTACAGAATGGGGATgcatcctggaaaaaaataatcctgaaaaGGACTTAGTGTGGAAAAGCAGCTCAATCAAGCTTAAtgatatggaaaaaaaagctaatgaGATTGTTGGATGTACAAAGAGACTAATGAATAGCAGTAGGGAAATTACTTCAGCAGTCTATACAGCACTGGTAAGAAACACACTGGAACGGTGTGCCCAGCCCTCGAATTCAGCACGCTTATAACAAAGCTAAAAAATTGGAAAGGGGCCATAAAGCTATTtaagagtggggaaaaaaaatgccttaaaacAAATGCCTTAATGAACTTGACCTGCTTAGTTCATCAAAAAAAGTCAGGAATTACACTATGTAGCACCTCCAAGAGAATAAGAAGCTGGGAATTGGAAAACATCTTCCTCTATGGGacaaaagcatattaaaaaaaatgagtgcTGGAACAAGTGAAATTCAGATTACAAATTAGCAATGGTTTCAACAATTGCAAGTTGGTGGATTCTCCACTTTTTAGTGTCTTCAGAACAAATCTGGATGCCTCTAGGAAAGGTTCCCCATAGTTAAATATTGCTTATTGGCTTCAACACAGTTAGAATGGGATGAAATTCAATATATGGGGGATCAAATTGTTTGATTCAATGGTCCCTTCTGGCTGTAAGATCAATTTTGACATATTCCTCCTGCTGGTGGTGCTTCCATTCACCATCTTTCCTGAAGCCTCCTTCCTAATATGCAGAAGAATTAGAactctttgaaataatttgtgggaggccttggaaaaaaaagaatgtccCAAACACTAAAAATCTAACTAAGCTTAAAATGCTCTTCTGAATACGTTGTCTACAAACAGCAACCATTCCAGTGGTAGGTGAACTTTGCTGGTAGGCAGTAATTATCGAAGTGTGAACCTACCAGAGACATTTGCTGTTGCAGTACTGAAAACTACAGCCAGGTTAATTCCTGGTAGCAAAGGAGGCTCCATTTTGCTGAATATTGGCCTTACCTGAACTTGGACGACTGTCTGTCTCAAGGTGTTCATCTGTCGTTTTTTCCACGTCCAGCCGGAGATCACTTATTTGTTTATCTAGCTCTTGTAACTGATTTAGTAGGCCGGCATCCCTCCTCCTCAAGCAGTTCTGGAAGAAGACAAACAACATCAGCTCCTTCAGTGAGGCAGACATGAAGGGGCTCCAAAAACAATCAGCCTTCTCCATCAGAGCATGGCAGAAATACCTTGTCGATActcttttataaaaaacaaacaaacaaaaaccaaaacacagctgaaCAAAGCCCTGAAATTTTAAG from Phalacrocorax aristotelis chromosome 9, bGulAri2.1, whole genome shotgun sequence includes the following:
- the DACT1 gene encoding dapper homolog 1 isoform X3; amino-acid sequence: MKASPAAAATAAAGPGQAGGPREGDARWREKGEAEAERQRTRERLEATLAGLGELEYLRQRQELLVKSLLLRRPAGAAAGAQGGRGEPAGEGPPPRSLEEKFLEENILLLRRQLNCLRRRDAGLLNQLQELDKQISDLRLDVEKTTDEHLETDSRPSSGFYELSDGASGSLSNSSNSVFSECLSSCHSSTCFCSPLEATLNISDGRPKSADVHPKYQCDLVSKNGNDVYRYPSPLHAVAVQSPMFLLPVTENPQREEERLGCDIGDVCAASETDSGKSTNAFLPQGSWPAPCPSTSKRIDGYILSLVQKKTHAVRTNKPRTSLNADPTKGILRHGSMCVRQPAGVVAHGNVVNLKSSKQVCLPSGGTTALDHAAPSPLKQRPREPAGEQLESRKAPLPAAFPPGAASELQSKHLPWGIKPAPPELTRNTVATAGDVPKENGQLFAASPKESPGKTMVLQSENRVSQPPKKVLLKSSLQAARSSSPAVEERPVLDFKSEGSSSQSLDDGLLVNAQYIPAQQQSVKLHKGTRNIKILKSSALKHRPHLANGLENGSQTLREKTKPVGKKCRFPDELDTNKKLKKPSSRGKRGSGLQPESGLQSRQAGLHKSTVRSHGHGREVVVAKPKHKRADYRRWKSSAEISYEEALRRARRNRREGVGVYSQVPLPYVSPYAYVASDSEYSAECESLFHSTVVDTSEDEQSNYTTNCFGDSESSLSEVEFVGESTTTSDSDESGGLIWSQFVQTLPIQTVTAPELHENAAKAFVKIKASHNLKKKILRFRSGSLKLMTTV